In one window of Nocardioides panacisoli DNA:
- a CDS encoding DUF6907 domain-containing protein, whose translation MTAEVACPRWCKRPRGHYYEDAHLGDGLGREHTATLADVGGLRVELTQWEYAAGAAGPVTLAAPEVTFRRDGNMVELPDPSPEELRRLGSAILEVAERLPQASLSSSRAET comes from the coding sequence GTGACGGCTGAGGTCGCGTGCCCGCGATGGTGCAAGCGGCCGCGTGGGCATTACTACGAGGATGCGCACCTGGGCGACGGGCTCGGCCGCGAGCACACTGCCACCTTGGCCGACGTTGGTGGGCTGCGGGTCGAGCTGACGCAGTGGGAGTACGCGGCCGGGGCGGCTGGGCCGGTCACGCTAGCCGCTCCTGAGGTCACGTTCAGGAGAGACGGAAACATGGTCGAGCTGCCCGACCCGTCACCTGAGGAACTGCGGCGGCTCGGCTCCGCGATTCTCGAGGTTGCAGAGCGACTGCCTCAGGCGTCGCTGTCGTCGTCGCGTGCTGAGACGTGA
- a CDS encoding recombinase family protein encodes MRAGIYVRISSDTDGTGLGVARQRTDCEALAARLGWHVQHVYEDNDVSATSGRERPAYARMVRDIERGQIEAVIVWDVDRLTRTPRELEDVIDWAERQGLRLASVGGDIDLATEQGRMLARMKGTVARYEVEQSSRRLRAKHAELASAGRHVGPRPFGWDFVDTDGQKNLRVNQAEAAVIRECVRRLLAGEGLWKIRNDLNDRGITTATGGPWQTQTLRRMLLRWRNCGVRSHRGREVGPGQWAQIIDRETHERVIATLTDPARRANNRGTAIRYLLTGIALCGECDRPVVGTNEFTYKVKGYKRKNATEAPTKLRVYPHSYKCPHAGCMKVQRRMSDVDEVVESVVIDLLERNGVKMLGGDPAAAEEARTRIKELRAKLDLAADQFSNDLIDGEQLTRITARVRPELEAERARLHRSEPDDDLSEFTGDTARQAWKRADVERKRRVLRALSDRLKMKIAIDRIGPGNGAEFNPESVPITFGDES; translated from the coding sequence ATGAGAGCCGGGATCTATGTGCGGATCAGCAGCGACACGGACGGCACTGGGCTCGGTGTCGCTCGGCAACGCACCGACTGCGAGGCGTTGGCAGCCCGCCTAGGTTGGCATGTCCAGCACGTGTACGAGGACAACGACGTAAGCGCAACCAGCGGAAGGGAGCGACCGGCGTACGCACGAATGGTTCGTGACATCGAGCGCGGGCAGATCGAAGCCGTCATAGTCTGGGATGTTGACCGGCTCACACGCACGCCGCGAGAGCTAGAGGACGTCATCGACTGGGCCGAGCGGCAAGGCCTGAGGCTGGCGAGCGTCGGCGGTGACATTGACCTCGCGACCGAGCAAGGCAGGATGCTCGCAAGAATGAAGGGCACGGTGGCCCGATACGAGGTCGAGCAATCCTCACGCAGACTCAGAGCCAAGCATGCCGAGCTGGCCTCAGCCGGACGGCATGTCGGTCCCAGGCCATTCGGCTGGGATTTCGTGGACACCGACGGGCAGAAGAACCTACGGGTGAACCAAGCCGAAGCCGCAGTCATCCGCGAGTGCGTGAGGCGCCTCCTCGCGGGCGAGGGGCTATGGAAGATCCGCAACGACCTGAACGACCGAGGAATAACCACCGCGACCGGTGGGCCGTGGCAGACACAGACGTTGCGACGGATGCTCCTGAGATGGCGCAACTGTGGCGTGCGATCCCATCGCGGCCGGGAGGTCGGACCGGGCCAATGGGCGCAGATCATCGACCGAGAGACGCACGAGAGGGTCATAGCGACCCTGACCGATCCGGCACGCCGGGCGAACAACCGCGGGACAGCGATCCGCTATCTCCTGACGGGCATCGCGCTGTGTGGCGAGTGCGACCGGCCCGTTGTAGGAACCAACGAGTTCACATACAAGGTGAAGGGATACAAGCGGAAGAACGCGACCGAAGCGCCCACGAAACTCCGTGTTTACCCGCACTCATACAAGTGCCCTCACGCCGGTTGCATGAAGGTGCAGCGTCGCATGTCCGACGTTGACGAGGTTGTCGAGAGTGTCGTAATCGACCTCCTAGAGCGGAACGGCGTCAAGATGTTGGGTGGCGACCCGGCCGCAGCTGAGGAGGCGCGCACCCGAATCAAGGAGCTGAGGGCCAAGCTCGACCTAGCCGCCGATCAGTTCAGCAACGACCTCATCGACGGCGAGCAGTTGACGCGGATCACCGCTAGAGTCCGCCCCGAGCTGGAGGCCGAGAGGGCACGCCTACACAGGTCAGAGCCGGACGACGATCTGTCAGAGTTCACCGGCGACACGGCCCGGCAGGCATGGAAGCGCGCCGACGTTGAGAGAAAACGCCGCGTGCTCCGCGCGCTTTCTGACCGCCTCAAGATGAAGATTGCTATCGATCGGATAGGCCCCGGCAATGGCGCGGAGTTCAACCCCGAGTCTGTGCCGATCACGTTCGGAGACGAGTCGTGA
- a CDS encoding CpaF family protein, giving the protein MFVARDGRHELTNLVLTESQVTELVERMLKTTGRRIDLSRPFVDAMLPGGHRLHVVLQGITHGFTAVNIRKYVVRAHQLSELVELGSMPLEAARFLEASMRAGLNVLIAGGTQAGKTTLLNCMAAAIPGGERVVSAEEVFEIQFAHPDWVAMQTRQEGLEGTGEVRLRDLIKEALRMRPSRLIVGEVRAEEALDLLLALNSGLPGLCTIHANSAREALTKACTLPLLAGENISARFVVPTVASAVDLVVHLEVSTKGQRRVTEIVAVPGRSESDIIETTPIFELVDGRLRRGLGMPPRLENFERAGIDVHRLLQGA; this is encoded by the coding sequence GTGTTCGTCGCCCGCGACGGTCGCCACGAGCTGACGAACCTCGTCCTCACCGAGTCGCAGGTGACCGAGCTGGTCGAACGGATGCTGAAGACGACCGGTCGGCGCATCGACCTGTCGCGCCCGTTCGTCGATGCGATGCTGCCCGGCGGCCACCGCCTCCACGTGGTGCTGCAGGGCATCACCCACGGCTTCACGGCCGTCAACATCCGCAAGTACGTCGTCCGCGCCCACCAGCTCTCCGAACTGGTCGAGCTGGGCAGCATGCCGCTGGAGGCGGCGCGCTTCCTGGAGGCGTCGATGCGGGCGGGCCTCAACGTCCTCATCGCCGGCGGGACCCAGGCGGGCAAGACGACCCTGCTCAATTGCATGGCCGCCGCGATCCCCGGGGGCGAGCGGGTGGTGAGTGCGGAGGAGGTCTTCGAGATCCAGTTCGCGCACCCGGACTGGGTGGCGATGCAGACCCGCCAGGAGGGACTGGAGGGCACCGGCGAGGTCCGGCTGCGCGACCTGATCAAGGAAGCGCTCCGCATGCGCCCCAGTCGACTCATCGTGGGTGAGGTGCGTGCCGAGGAGGCCCTCGACCTGCTCCTGGCGTTGAACAGCGGTCTGCCGGGGCTCTGCACCATCCACGCCAACAGCGCCCGGGAGGCCCTCACCAAGGCCTGCACGCTGCCGCTCCTGGCCGGTGAGAACATCTCGGCCCGTTTCGTCGTCCCCACGGTCGCCTCCGCGGTGGATCTCGTGGTCCACCTGGAGGTCAGCACCAAGGGCCAGCGCCGGGTGACCGAGATCGTGGCCGTGCCGGGGCGCAGCGAGTCCGACATCATCGAGACCACGCCGATCTTCGAGCTGGTCGACGGTCGCCTCCGTCGCGGCCTGGGCATGCCGCCGCGGCTGGAGAACTTCGAACGCGCGGGCATCGACGTCCACCGCCTGTTGCAGGGGGCGTGA
- a CDS encoding type II secretion system F family protein — translation MGALVGLGFGLGALLIFSAFAWPSVQRTSAGRPGRWARLLEEAGMSTVSPRSLALLSLVAGLGAALVALVVSRTAPIAMVVGALAAYLPVAVVSGRVRRRRREFAEVWPEAVDDLASAVRAGMSLPDAVAALADRGPESLQPAFAAFALDYQLSGRFGESLDRLKVRLADPVGDRVIEGLRVARDVGGGELGRLLRNLSGYLREDLRTRSELEARQSWAVNGARLAVAAPWLTLLLMSFQTDVVTRYRSATGALILAGGAIACVVAYRVMMRIGRLPAERRVLHGGPA, via the coding sequence ATGGGCGCACTGGTCGGGCTCGGCTTCGGGTTGGGGGCGCTGCTGATCTTCTCGGCGTTCGCCTGGCCGTCGGTCCAGCGCACCTCGGCGGGGCGGCCGGGCCGGTGGGCCCGTCTCCTCGAGGAGGCCGGCATGAGCACCGTCTCCCCGCGATCCTTGGCGCTGCTGAGTCTCGTTGCCGGTCTCGGCGCCGCCCTCGTGGCGCTGGTCGTCTCACGCACCGCTCCGATCGCGATGGTCGTGGGAGCACTCGCGGCGTACCTCCCCGTGGCGGTCGTCTCCGGTCGTGTACGACGTCGTCGCCGGGAGTTCGCGGAGGTGTGGCCCGAAGCGGTCGACGACCTGGCCAGCGCGGTCCGGGCGGGCATGTCGCTGCCTGATGCCGTCGCGGCGCTCGCAGACCGTGGCCCGGAGTCCCTGCAACCCGCCTTCGCCGCCTTCGCGCTGGACTACCAGCTCTCCGGCCGCTTCGGTGAGAGCCTCGATCGGCTCAAGGTCCGGCTGGCCGACCCCGTCGGGGACCGGGTGATCGAGGGACTCCGCGTCGCGCGCGACGTGGGTGGCGGCGAGCTGGGCCGACTCCTGCGCAACCTGTCGGGCTACCTGCGGGAGGACCTCCGCACCCGGTCCGAGCTCGAGGCCCGGCAGTCGTGGGCGGTCAACGGTGCACGCCTGGCTGTGGCCGCGCCGTGGCTGACGTTGTTGCTGATGAGTTTCCAGACCGACGTCGTCACCCGCTACCGGTCGGCGACCGGCGCCCTGATTCTCGCCGGAGGCGCGATCGCGTGTGTTGTCGCCTACCGCGTGATGATGCGGATCGGTCGCCTCCCGGCCGAGCGTCGGGTGCTGCACGGCGGGCCGGCATGA
- a CDS encoding type II secretion system F family protein: MSLAIWGGVLGGLLGSGLLLVVARVLVLRRAPLEARVLPYVRDLAPVAPAPVAAPSAGVVGAVFGPLLRRAADGVERVLGGAPSVRRRLARAGIDRTVHDFRVEQVQWGLVGFSVTAAYGVLRTWTAATNPVPMVVLALVGFVLGVLWRDNRLTAQVKQRERAVLAEFPILAELLALAVAAGEGPVAALDRVVRRSGGALSADLSRVLAAVRTGQPVADAFDELAATTGVPVVARFAHGLAVALERGTPLADVLHAQAADVRESGRRELIEQGSRREIFMMVPVVFLVLPVTVIFAFWPGLVGLSLTTP, encoded by the coding sequence ATGAGTCTCGCGATCTGGGGCGGCGTGCTCGGGGGACTGCTGGGGAGCGGTCTCCTCCTGGTGGTGGCGCGGGTCCTCGTGCTGCGCCGCGCTCCGCTGGAGGCCCGGGTCCTGCCCTACGTTCGGGACCTGGCGCCGGTGGCGCCGGCGCCCGTGGCGGCCCCGTCGGCCGGCGTGGTCGGTGCGGTTTTCGGCCCGCTGCTGCGCCGGGCCGCTGACGGGGTCGAGCGGGTCCTCGGCGGTGCCCCGTCGGTACGCCGCCGCCTCGCCCGCGCGGGCATCGACCGCACCGTCCACGACTTCCGTGTCGAGCAGGTGCAGTGGGGGCTGGTTGGCTTCTCCGTCACCGCGGCGTACGGCGTGCTGCGCACCTGGACCGCGGCGACCAATCCGGTGCCCATGGTCGTGCTGGCCCTGGTGGGGTTCGTGCTCGGCGTGTTGTGGCGCGACAACCGACTCACCGCTCAGGTCAAGCAGCGCGAGCGGGCCGTGCTCGCCGAGTTCCCGATCCTCGCCGAGCTGCTCGCACTCGCGGTGGCGGCCGGCGAGGGTCCGGTCGCGGCCCTCGACCGAGTCGTCCGCCGCAGCGGTGGCGCACTGTCGGCGGACCTGTCCCGCGTGCTCGCCGCCGTCCGGACCGGGCAACCGGTGGCCGACGCCTTCGACGAGTTGGCCGCGACGACCGGGGTGCCGGTGGTGGCGCGCTTCGCCCACGGGCTCGCCGTCGCCCTCGAGCGCGGCACGCCCCTCGCCGACGTCCTGCACGCCCAGGCAGCCGACGTGCGGGAGTCGGGTCGCCGCGAGCTCATCGAGCAGGGGTCGCGCCGGGAGATCTTCATGATGGTCCCCGTCGTGTTCCTCGTGCTCCCGGTGACCGTGATCTTCGCCTTCTGGCCCGGGCTGGTGGGCCTCTCCCTGACCACACCATGA